One genomic region from Cytophagales bacterium encodes:
- a CDS encoding PKD domain-containing protein, whose translation MIFDNLKMKKIIFVFPVLIATIVNAQITFQKTFGGNNTEQANLIQKTNDGGYALIGYTNSFGAGSTDMYLIKTDSLGNLLWSKTYGGWSGEDFVYGIQTNDGGFIMTTHTHSFGPNVLGDILLVKTDSSGSLQWSKHIGGNSGDAGYFVNQTSENGYIVTGYSQSFGAGNGDIYLLQLDSLGNLQWTKTIGGSAFDYGVYVEQTNDNGYIILGTTGSFGVGSNDICIFKTDSIGNLLWFKTYGGTDWDKPSFMRGTKDGGYIIAGETASFGVGFMNILLLKVDSLGNLKWSKTYGDSITFTDIRSSSIQQTEDNGFIFTGNATHFSPYKNYVLIVKTDSIGNLLWNTTTGERDFWIRGPSVLKVNDGGFIMAGETVNITGSGRDIHFLKTDSLGNTGCGDSLINLTVIIPTLTVSDTTPFSSSGGIDSIAAVVEITPPTECQWLCPKIINISSDTSIICQGDSVQLNASGGISYNWTPGYSLSDSTIANPVAFPDTTTTYIVTILDAYGCKAVDSVTISELPSSIINIIGTDVNCNGANDGNVDLTVSGNSSSYIFSWSNGANTEDISGLLPGIYIVTVADSLGCVANDSVIIGEPPALNTSIVSTGVSCKGESDGAVDLTLSGGVPPYTYNWSSGDTTEDISGLSASTYSVSITDSNNCIISDTASIFEPSAIILSAIIINAGCYGSSDGAIDLTVSGGTPLYSFSWSNGDTTKDITNILAGTYIVTVTDSNDCIKSDTIVINQPDSLNLSATSTDANCGVNDGLAFVTVSGGTSPYSYLWSNGDTNTTTDSLFSGGYSVIVTDSNGCADSISVTVNSTGVLSTANFSYIDTNLTVNFLDSSANAISWSWDFGDGNTDTIKNPIHIYNSAGNYTVCLSATNLCGSDTICNSVIVTCPIPAATFSYSDSLLTLSFSDSSKYATSWLWDFGDGNTDTVQNPTHTYISSGTYNVCFIAENACKSDSTCQLINVTSCIPPIANFGYGQSNLIMNFFDSSISADSWWWDFGDGITDSVQNPLHSYKSTGTYNVCLTVSNLCGIDSICGFIILELTENFFFIPNAFSPNGDGVNDILKVIGNNIKTFYLVFYNRWGEKIFETREINKGWEGKYKGKKSDMAVFVYYLEVEFLDGEKKTEKGDVTLIR comes from the coding sequence ATGATTTTTGATAATTTAAAAATGAAAAAAATAATATTCGTGTTTCCGGTTTTAATTGCTACAATTGTAAATGCACAGATTACTTTTCAAAAGACCTTTGGAGGAAATAACACTGAACAAGCTAACTTAATCCAAAAAACAAATGATGGTGGATATGCATTAATTGGTTATACAAATAGTTTCGGTGCAGGTAGTACAGATATGTATCTTATCAAAACTGATAGCTTAGGAAATTTACTATGGTCTAAAACTTATGGCGGTTGGAGTGGTGAAGATTTTGTATATGGAATACAAACAAATGACGGAGGGTTTATTATGACTACGCATACCCATAGTTTTGGACCTAATGTGCTAGGTGATATTTTACTTGTAAAAACTGATAGTTCAGGAAGTTTACAGTGGTCTAAACACATCGGAGGAAATAGTGGGGATGCAGGGTATTTTGTCAATCAAACATCAGAAAATGGTTATATAGTTACAGGATACTCCCAAAGTTTTGGTGCTGGAAATGGTGACATTTATTTGTTGCAATTAGACAGTCTTGGTAATTTGCAATGGACTAAAACCATTGGAGGAAGCGCTTTTGATTATGGTGTTTATGTGGAGCAAACAAATGACAATGGGTATATTATTTTAGGTACAACTGGTAGCTTTGGAGTAGGTTCAAATGATATATGTATTTTCAAGACAGATAGTATAGGTAATTTGCTCTGGTTCAAAACTTATGGAGGCACTGATTGGGATAAGCCTAGTTTTATGCGAGGTACAAAAGATGGTGGATATATTATAGCAGGTGAAACTGCAAGTTTCGGAGTAGGTTTCATGAATATCCTTTTACTTAAAGTCGATAGTTTAGGTAACTTAAAGTGGTCAAAAACTTATGGAGATAGCATTACCTTCACTGATATACGTTCTAGTTCAATTCAACAAACAGAGGATAATGGTTTCATTTTTACAGGTAATGCGACTCATTTTAGCCCGTATAAAAATTATGTACTAATAGTAAAAACTGATAGTATTGGTAATTTATTGTGGAATACAACGACTGGTGAAAGAGATTTTTGGATTAGAGGTCCTTCTGTTTTGAAAGTCAATGATGGAGGATTTATTATGGCAGGAGAAACGGTAAATATAACCGGTTCAGGACGTGATATTCATTTTTTAAAAACAGACAGTTTAGGTAATACAGGATGTGGTGATTCACTCATAAATCTAACGGTTATAATACCAACCCTCACAGTTTCTGATACAACTCCATTCTCATCTTCAGGAGGAATTGATAGTATAGCCGCAGTTGTTGAAATTACACCTCCTACTGAGTGCCAATGGTTATGTCCAAAAATCATAAATATTAGTTCTGATACATCTATTATATGCCAGGGAGATAGCGTTCAATTAAATGCTTCAGGGGGCATTAGCTATAATTGGACCCCTGGATATAGTTTAAGTGATTCTACTATTGCAAATCCTGTGGCATTCCCTGATACTACAACAACTTATATTGTAACAATATTAGATGCTTATGGTTGTAAAGCAGTTGATTCAGTGACTATCAGTGAATTACCATCTTCAATAATTAATATTATTGGGACAGACGTCAATTGCAACGGAGCTAATGATGGTAATGTTGACCTGACTGTTTCAGGTAATTCTTCATCTTATATTTTTTCTTGGTCAAATGGTGCAAATACTGAGGATATTTCAGGATTATTACCAGGTATATACATAGTAACTGTTGCCGATTCGCTTGGGTGTGTAGCTAATGATTCAGTAATAATAGGTGAACCGCCAGCTTTAAATACAAGTATCGTAAGTACTGGTGTAAGCTGTAAGGGAGAAAGTGATGGTGCAGTTGATTTAACACTTTCAGGTGGGGTTCCTCCTTATACTTATAATTGGTCTTCAGGAGATACTACTGAAGATATTTCTGGTTTGTCTGCCAGTACTTACTCTGTATCAATTACAGATTCTAATAATTGTATTATCAGTGATACGGCAAGCATCTTTGAACCATCAGCGATAATATTAAGTGCTATTATTATCAATGCCGGTTGTTATGGAAGCAGTGACGGTGCAATAGATTTAACCGTTTCAGGGGGTACTCCTTTATATTCTTTTTCCTGGTCTAATGGAGATACAACCAAAGATATAACCAATATTTTGGCAGGAACATATATAGTAACTGTAACAGATAGTAATGATTGTATCAAAAGTGATACTATTGTTATTAACCAACCCGATTCATTAAATTTATCTGCTACAAGTACAGATGCTAATTGTGGTGTGAATGATGGTTTAGCTTTTGTAACTGTATCTGGTGGTACAAGTCCTTATAGTTATTTATGGAGTAATGGAGACACGAATACTACGACTGACAGTTTATTTTCTGGAGGTTATTCGGTTATCGTTACAGATTCCAACGGTTGTGCAGATTCGATATCAGTAACTGTAAATAGTACCGGTGTATTATCCACAGCAAATTTTAGTTATATTGATACTAATTTAACGGTCAACTTTCTGGATTCATCTGCGAATGCTATTAGCTGGTCCTGGGATTTTGGGGATGGTAATACAGATACAATTAAAAATCCCATACATATTTATAATTCTGCCGGAAACTATACTGTTTGTTTGTCAGCAACAAATTTATGTGGTTCAGATACTATTTGTAATTCTGTTATTGTAACGTGCCCCATTCCGGCTGCAACATTCAGTTATTCTGATTCTTTACTTACCCTTAGTTTTTCAGATTCATCAAAATATGCAACAAGTTGGCTCTGGGATTTTGGAGATGGCAATACAGACACGGTTCAAAATCCTACCCATACTTACATCAGTTCAGGCACTTATAATGTGTGTTTTATTGCTGAAAACGCTTGCAAGTCGGATAGTACCTGTCAATTAATAAATGTAACGTCATGTATTCCACCTATTGCTAATTTCGGTTATGGTCAATCTAATTTAATTATGAACTTTTTCGATTCCTCTATCAGTGCAGATAGTTGGTGGTGGGATTTTGGAGACGGTATTACTGATTCGGTACAAAACCCTCTACATAGTTATAAAAGTACAGGAACATACAATGTATGTTTAACAGTTTCTAACCTATGCGGTATAGATTCTATTTGTGGGTTTATAATTTTAGAATTAACAGAAAATTTCTTTTTTATACCCAATGCCTTTAGTCCTAACGGAGATGGAGTAAATGATATATTAAAGGTAATAGGAAACAATATAAAAACCTTTTATCTTGTCTTTTATAATCGATGGGGAGAAAAAATTTTTGAGACCAGGGAAATTAATAAGGGCTGGGAGGGAAAATACAAAGGAAAAAAATCCGACATGGCTGTTTTTGTTTATTATCTTGAAGTTGAGTTTTTGGATGGAGAAAAGAAAACTGAAAAAGGGGATGTTACTTTGATAAGGTAA
- a CDS encoding 50S ribosomal protein L25/general stress protein Ctc yields the protein MKTLEIVGYQRTKLGKSEAKRIRHEASVPCVLYGGNGQVHFYAPMILFRDLVYTPNAYKVNLNIEGKIHNAILQDVQFHPVSETLLHADFLELTPGKVVKMNIPVKLTGTSPAELEGGSVYLKNKKLMVKALSEKLPDHIDVDISHLKLGHAVRVGDLSPEDYTILTNEKVSIAIITVPRALKKLEEEEEAAAAAAALEAEEGVEGAEGEKAAEAKEGAAEDKEKGESKEAKDDKGKGSGEDKGKGKDSKQ from the coding sequence ACTGGGTAAGTCAGAAGCCAAACGAATAAGACACGAGGCAAGCGTTCCCTGTGTCTTGTATGGCGGGAATGGACAAGTGCATTTCTATGCTCCCATGATCCTTTTCAGGGATCTGGTCTACACCCCAAATGCTTATAAAGTCAACTTAAACATTGAAGGAAAGATCCATAATGCAATATTACAGGATGTCCAGTTTCATCCTGTAAGTGAAACGCTTCTTCATGCAGATTTCCTTGAATTAACCCCAGGTAAGGTAGTTAAAATGAATATACCTGTGAAGCTTACAGGTACTTCACCCGCTGAATTAGAAGGGGGTTCTGTTTATTTAAAAAACAAGAAACTCATGGTAAAAGCATTGTCTGAAAAATTACCCGATCATATTGATGTTGATATTTCACATCTTAAGTTGGGTCATGCTGTCAGAGTTGGAGATCTTTCTCCTGAGGATTACACTATTTTAACAAATGAAAAAGTTTCCATTGCGATCATAACTGTTCCAAGAGCGCTTAAAAAGCTGGAGGAGGAAGAAGAAGCTGCTGCTGCTGCAGCAGCCCTGGAAGCTGAAGAAGGAGTCGAAGGTGCAGAAGGTGAAAAGGCTGCTGAAGCTAAGGAGGGCGCTGCTGAAGATAAAGAAAAAGGTGAATCTAAGGAAGCTAAAGATGATAAAGGAAAAGGATCCGGAGAAGATAAAGGGAAAGGGAAAGATAGTAAGCAGTAG
- a CDS encoding T9SS type A sorting domain-containing protein, with the protein MKTKINIENIATLIFVIAISSNIAFSQGNNWKLTGNNNVNGTDFIGTTIDEDFRIRTNNLLRMTILKNGNVRIENNLRVLGRVKIGPNSLTVGGIVAGGPDLITSTSGLLGIGGDPNFNEIRLGVGIQPVAGDFTLRLAGDGINTNGGILSEGTLGTGPTVPGFALFPRTLFFWYPRKAAIRAGHVVTTQWDDGNIGDFSAAFGESTTASGSHSFAAGVNTTASGGFSVAFGRNTKALQVMDFATGLNTEASGSASTAMGNGTIASGAISFAIGDSSIASEFVSTAMGKKTIASGLFSTAIGFHTTASGTNSTAMGFRTIASGQKTTSIGANVRALANNSVVIGVGLSNNPIINNSPNSLMVGFNSDVPSLFVERSDGTSGSLGKIGIGTTNTVFSLTLAGNGINTNGGIWAEGGTVSGIGPIVPTSNKIRMFWYPRKGAFRAGFANGTKWDDVNIGDFSTAFGDRTIALGDVSFAIGKLSEARGAVSIAMGNFAIANQSNSVAIGNNITAQSVNSFVMGNGTGSGIINNIENSLMIGFNSDIPTFFVGPSAGAGTTGNVKIGGTGTFQAPTEKLEVAGKTKTTDLQVTSGSGNIGDILTSVDALGNVTWAAPTAVPDGDWDLTTFPNDMIAQPTGNVGVGQFTAAPTAKLDVLRTLTTPPVANSTALNIVNEDLSSLVKIFRISFGLKSEATGLNLDNIGGLFTSQNAFNRNIGAQFIITNKTTTATNIGAIFVASDAPTGKNIAIQVLAGAVQKPGGGSWNTLSDQQLKTDITPFTDGLNVTKQINSVNYRYNGKAGTPTDRAYIGLIGQDLLQLAPYVVDTFYAKLDSADLTETALLSTNTGPLLFVAINAINELDSIKVSKVEFDSLKAIVTQCCSNQLSKPAGNEDNGYQELKEEFAQMKSILIAYGLYSDPKNVKLQVNEQRVILNQNDPNPFKESTIIRYFIPDNVNNAQLMIYDLTGKFIKEVPIEKGFGSIEVFASDLSSGIYSYSIVADGEVIDKKKMVLTK; encoded by the coding sequence ATGAAAACAAAAATTAACATAGAAAATATTGCAACTTTAATTTTTGTAATAGCTATTTCATCAAACATTGCCTTTAGCCAAGGCAATAACTGGAAACTTACAGGCAATAACAATGTAAATGGTACTGATTTTATTGGTACTACCATTGATGAGGATTTTAGAATTAGGACTAACAATTTGTTAAGGATGACCATTTTAAAGAATGGTAATGTACGGATTGAAAATAATTTGAGAGTGTTAGGTAGAGTTAAAATCGGACCAAATTCTCTAACAGTTGGTGGAATTGTTGCAGGTGGTCCTGATTTAATTACATCAACTAGTGGATTATTAGGCATTGGTGGAGACCCAAACTTTAACGAAATCCGTTTAGGTGTTGGTATCCAGCCAGTAGCAGGCGATTTTACACTCCGTCTTGCCGGAGACGGCATCAACACCAACGGAGGTATATTATCCGAAGGAACATTAGGTACTGGGCCAACAGTTCCTGGTTTTGCATTATTTCCCCGAACACTATTCTTTTGGTATCCACGTAAAGCAGCTATTAGGGCAGGACATGTAGTTACAACTCAATGGGATGATGGTAATATTGGTGATTTTTCTGCTGCATTTGGTGAAAGTACTACAGCAAGTGGAAGTCATTCATTTGCAGCAGGTGTAAATACAACAGCTAGTGGAGGATTTTCTGTTGCATTCGGCAGAAATACAAAAGCATTACAAGTTATGGATTTTGCTACCGGTTTAAATACAGAAGCAAGTGGATCTGCTTCCACTGCAATGGGTAACGGTACTATTGCAAGTGGAGCCATCTCTTTTGCGATAGGTGACAGTAGCATCGCAAGCGAATTTGTTTCCACTGCAATGGGAAAGAAAACTATTGCAAGCGGTTTGTTCTCTACTGCAATTGGTTTCCATACAACAGCCTCAGGGACAAATTCCACAGCAATGGGCTTTCGTACAATAGCTTCAGGGCAAAAAACCACTTCAATTGGAGCTAATGTAAGAGCATTAGCAAATAACTCTGTTGTTATAGGTGTTGGATTATCTAATAATCCTATCATCAACAATAGTCCCAATTCTTTAATGGTGGGATTTAACTCTGATGTACCTTCGCTCTTTGTAGAAAGGAGTGATGGCACCTCGGGTTCATTAGGAAAAATAGGTATAGGAACAACAAATACGGTTTTCTCACTTACATTGGCAGGTAATGGGATCAACACAAATGGAGGTATATGGGCCGAAGGTGGAACAGTGTCTGGTATTGGCCCTATTGTACCTACCTCTAACAAGATACGTATGTTTTGGTATCCTCGTAAAGGAGCTTTTCGTGCAGGTTTTGCAAACGGAACAAAATGGGATGATGTAAATATTGGTGATTTTTCTACTGCTTTTGGTGATAGAACTATTGCACTTGGTGACGTCTCTTTTGCTATTGGTAAATTATCTGAAGCAAGGGGAGCAGTATCTATTGCTATGGGTAATTTTGCAATTGCCAATCAATCCAATTCTGTTGCAATAGGAAATAATATAACAGCACAATCAGTAAACTCTTTTGTTATGGGGAATGGTACGGGAAGTGGGATAATTAATAATATTGAAAATTCTTTAATGATTGGTTTTAATAGTGATATTCCTACTTTTTTTGTAGGACCGAGTGCCGGAGCAGGTACAACCGGAAATGTTAAAATTGGAGGAACAGGCACATTTCAGGCACCTACGGAAAAACTTGAAGTAGCTGGAAAAACCAAAACAACTGATCTTCAGGTTACAAGCGGTTCAGGAAATATTGGAGATATATTAACAAGTGTAGATGCTTTAGGTAACGTAACCTGGGCAGCCCCCACTGCAGTCCCAGATGGAGACTGGGACTTAACTACTTTCCCTAATGATATGATTGCCCAACCCACAGGAAATGTAGGTGTCGGCCAGTTTACAGCAGCGCCTACTGCAAAATTAGATGTATTACGTACATTAACAACACCGCCAGTAGCTAACTCAACTGCTTTAAATATTGTTAATGAGGATTTAAGTTCATTAGTTAAAATATTTCGAATATCTTTTGGTTTAAAAAGCGAGGCTACTGGATTGAACTTAGACAATATAGGTGGTCTTTTTACCTCCCAAAACGCATTTAATAGAAATATTGGAGCTCAATTTATTATAACAAATAAAACAACTACTGCCACAAATATAGGAGCTATCTTTGTTGCATCAGATGCACCAACAGGAAAAAATATAGCTATTCAGGTACTTGCTGGTGCAGTTCAAAAACCGGGTGGAGGCTCATGGAATACCTTATCTGACCAACAACTAAAAACAGACATTACTCCTTTTACTGATGGATTAAATGTAACCAAACAAATCAATTCCGTTAACTACAGATATAATGGCAAAGCAGGAACACCTACAGATAGAGCATATATTGGTTTAATTGGTCAGGATTTGCTGCAACTTGCACCTTATGTAGTAGATACCTTTTATGCAAAGTTAGATTCTGCAGACCTGACCGAAACCGCATTATTAAGCACTAATACAGGCCCGCTGCTTTTTGTAGCGATCAATGCTATTAATGAATTGGATTCAATAAAAGTATCAAAAGTTGAATTTGACAGCTTAAAAGCAATAGTTACTCAATGCTGCTCAAACCAATTATCCAAACCAGCAGGCAATGAAGATAATGGCTATCAGGAGCTCAAAGAAGAATTCGCTCAGATGAAATCAATACTGATCGCCTATGGTTTATATTCAGATCCTAAAAATGTGAAATTACAAGTTAATGAACAGAGGGTCATTTTAAACCAAAACGACCCCAATCCTTTTAAAGAATCTACAATTATCAGATATTTCATACCGGATAACGTAAATAACGCACAGCTTATGATCTATGACCTTACCGGTAAATTCATCAAGGAAGTACCTATTGAAAAAGGGTTTGGCAGTATCGAGGTTTTTGCTTCTGATCTGAGCTCTGGTATTTATTCTTACAGTATCGTAGCAGATGGAGAGGTTATTGATAAAAAGAAAATGGTGCTAACAAAATAG